GTGAATGGTTACATAGTCGGATGTTGAGAGAAGCTCTTCGAGGGAAACGTATCTTGCGTTAACAACTCTCTCTTTATCTTCAGGAATTCTATGTCGCTGATGGTAGAGGATCTGCATACCGAAGCCTGTAGCCCTCTTTGCAACAGCATACCCTATCCTACCCATCCCGATTATGCCAAGGGTCTTACCATAGACGTCTGAGCCAAGTAGAAGGTTAGGCGCCCAAGCCACCTTCCATAGACCACCTCTAACAAACCTATCAGCCTCACAAACCCTCCTAGCGGCTGCTAGCAGCAGCGCCCACGTTAAATCCGCAGTAGCATCTGTAAGCACATCTGGCGTATAGGTTACATAGACGCCACGCCTTGTAGCCGCATCGAGATCCACATGATCTAACCCTACACTCATAGAACTTAAGACCTTAAGACGCTCAGCCTTCTCCAAGAGCTCAGAATCAAATCTATCAGTAAGCATACAGAGCACACCATCCGCACCTCGTATATTTGATTCCAGCCACTCTCTTGTGGGAGGGTAATCACTATCGTAGAGCACGACTTCGTAACGGCTCATGATTTTTTGGAGTGCCGAATCGGCGATGCGTCTA
The Nitrososphaerota archaeon DNA segment above includes these coding regions:
- a CDS encoding D-glycerate dehydrogenase is translated as MRVVVTRRIADSALQKIMSRYEVVLYDSDYPPTREWLESNIRGADGVLCMLTDRFDSELLEKAERLKVLSSMSVGLDHVDLDAATRRGVYVTYTPDVLTDATADLTWALLLAAARRVCEADRFVRGGLWKVAWAPNLLLGSDVYGKTLGIIGMGRIGYAVAKRATGFGMQILYHQRHRIPEDKERVVNARYVSLEELLSTSDYVTIHLPLTEQTKGLINEKRLRLMKPTSYLINTSRGAIVDEKALIKALKEGWIKGAALDVYEKEPLPEDSPLLKLDNLVLTPHIGSATTETRNKMAEIAAENLIVVLTGALPRYLANTDVVRVRPLVS